A stretch of the Panicum virgatum strain AP13 chromosome 9N, P.virgatum_v5, whole genome shotgun sequence genome encodes the following:
- the LOC120691344 gene encoding fasciclin-like arabinogalactan protein 8 → MLYVRPPITHHVCAALAHQPREPLLISSSWPVTGWQLIGITHLAKRNHLVANSVQGGWCESAAAAMAMRRVVAAAALLACVLLPMAASPVRGRNITAILDGYKEYKLYNKYLSETKVCDEINSRQSTSMTILVLSNDAMTTLASDAGDSLPAIKNALRLHSVLDYYDRKKVKKYGDESAATLYQATGDAASTTGNVKVVDQEDKNYGFSAATPGARICTVTKEVETHPFKFAILEVTAPIEFDGLFDTPSTTNLTLLLERAGCKVFASLAARSGVLKTYEAAMDKGLTLFAPNDDAFQAKDVPDVKSMSSANLTKLLQYNALPSYNTKTSLKFVKGTLRTLATTKAGVTVVAKGDDVSLDTGKSKSRVADTVVDSVPFCLLTVDSLLVPPELYVGAPEAAPAPAPAEAPQGSPSSDAPSVGADHAADHKTKKPSSSGASRPIGAFAAACSLVLASLLL, encoded by the coding sequence ATGCTGTACGTCCGGCCTCCTATCACCCATCATGTGTGCGCGGCGCTCGCTCACCAACCTCGCGAACCGTTGTTAATTAGCAGCTCGTGGCCTGTGACAGGCTGGCAGCTCATCGGCATCACTCATCTTGCGAAACGAAACCACCTAGTGGCTAACTCAGTTCAGGGAGGGTGGTGCGAGAGTGCtgccgcggccatggcgatgCGGCgggtcgtggcggcggcggcgctgttggCCTGCGTCCTGCTGCCGATGGCGGCGTCCCCGGTGCGCGGACGCAACATCACGGCCATCCTCGACGGGTACAAGGAGTATAAGCTGTACAACAAGTACCTGTCGGAGACGAAGGTGTGCGACGAGATCAACTCGCGGCAGTCGACGTCGATGACCATCCTCGTGCTCTCCAACGACGCCATGACCACGCTCGCCTCCGACGCCGGGGACTCGCTCCCCGCCATCAAGAACGCGCTCCGCCTCCACTCGGTGCTCGACTACTACGACCGCAAGAAGGTCAAGAAGTACGGCGACGAGAGCGCCGCCACGCTCTACCAGGCCACCGGCGACGCTGCCAGCACCACGGGGAACGTCAAGGTCGTCGACCAGGAGGACAAGAACTACGGCTTCTCGGccgccacgcccggcgccaggATCTGCACCGTCACCAAGGAGGTGGAGACCCACCCGTTCAAGTTCGCCATCCTCGAGGTCACGGCGCCCATCGAGTTCGACGGCCTCTTCGACACCCCGTCCACGACCAACCTCACGCTGCTCCTGGAGCGGGCCGGCTGCAAGGTGTTCGCGTCGCTCGCCGCCCGCTCCGGCGTGCTCAAGACGTACGAGGCGGCCATGGACAAGGGGCTCACCCTGTTCGCGCCCAACGACGACGCGTTCCAGGCCAAGGACGTGCCCGACGTCAAGAGCATGTCCAGCGCCAACCTCACCAAGCTCCTCCAGTACAACGCGCTGCCGTCGTACAACACCAAGACGTCGCTCAAGTTCGTCAAGGGCACGCTCCGCACGCTGGCCACCACCAAGGCCGGCGTCACGGTGGTCGCCAAGGGCGACGACGTCTCCCTCGACACCGGCAAGAGCAAGTCCCGCGTGGCGGACACGGTCGTCGACAGCGTGCCCTTCTGCCTGCTCACCGTGGACAGCCTCCTGGTGCCGCCGGAGCTCTACGTCGGCGCACCGGAGgccgccccggcgccggcgcccgcggaggCGCCACAGGGCTCCCCGTCCTCGGACGCCCCGTCGGTGGGCGCGGACCACGCGGCGGACCACAAGACCAAGAAGCCGTCGTCCTCTGGCGCCTCGCGGCCGATCGGCGCGTTCGCCGCCGCGTGCTCCCTCGTGCTGGCCTCCCTGTTGTTGTGA
- the LOC120691540 gene encoding ADP,ATP carrier protein 1, mitochondrial-like has translation MEHELCSSSGIQRVHEQSVLLSKISSFSATNNPVFNNVPLRPYHGMNATVGLPPVLMSSPIFASAPKEKSFSGFMVYSLMGGVTAAVSKTGAAPFERVKLLIQNQDEMIKSGRLSEPYKGIGDCFARTIKDEGVISLWRGNTANVIRYFPTQALYFAFNYHFKRMFDFKEDKDGYWKWCAGNLACGGAAGACSLFFLYPLDYARTRLATDVIAAKKGGERQFNGLVDAYKKTLASDGIRGLYRGFNISCVGIIMYQGLCFGMYDSLKPVLLVGTLQANLFANFLLALGIKFGAGLALYPIDTVRCRMMMTSGEAAKYNSSLDAFKQIVAKEGTKSLFKGAGANILCAVASAGVIVGLDRLRSDFGKKYGSGGAPKSR, from the exons ATGGAGCATGAACTATGTTCTTCATCTGGGATCCAGAGGGTCCATGAGCAGTCCGTGTTGTTGAGCAAAATCTCTTCTTTTTCCGCCACGAATAACCCTGTATTCAACAATGTGCCCCTGAGGCCATATCATGGGATGAATGCAACTGTTGGGCTCCCACCGGTCTTGATGTCGTCCCCTATCTTTGCTTCTGCCCCAAAAGAGAAAAGTTTTTCTGGATTTATGGTTTACTCTCTGATGGGTGGAGTCACTGCTGCTGTTTCCAAGACAGGTGCTGCTCCCTTTGAGCGTGTGAAGCTGTTGATTCAAAACCAGGATGAGATGATCAAAAGTGGTAGGCTTTCTGAACCCTACAAGGGTATTGGTGACTGCTTTGCTCGGACGATCAAAGATGAGGGTGTCATCTCACTGTGGAGAGGAAACACAGCTAATGTCATCCGTTACTTCCCCACACAG GCACTGTACTTTGCATTCAATTACCACTTCAAGCGCATGTTCGACTTCAAGGAGGACAAGGATGGATACTGGAAATGGTGTGCTGGAAACCTGGCTTGTGGAGGAGCTGCTGGTGCTTgctctctcttctttctttaCCCTCTGGACTACGCTCGTACGCGTTTGGCCACTGATGTCATAGCTGCAAAGAAAGGTGGTGAGAGGCAGTTCAATGGACTCGTTGATGCTTACAAAAAGACCCTTGCCAGTGATGGTATTCGTGGCCTCTACCGTGGATTCAATATCTCTTGTGTGGGAATAATCATGTACCAAGGTCTTTGCTTTGGAATGTACGACTCCCTCAAGCCAGTGCTTCTTGTCGGTACCTTGCAG GCCAACTTGTTTGCCAACTTCTTGCTTGCCTTGGGTATAAAATTTGGTGCTGGCCTTGCCTTGTACCCCATTGATACTGTTCGCTGTCGTATGATGATGACATCTGGTGAGGCTGCCAAGTACAACAGTTCCTTGGATGCCTTCAAGCAGATTGTTGCAAAGGAGGGCACCAAGTCCCTCTTCAAGGGTGCTGGCGCGAACATCCTCTGTGCTGTCGCTAGTGCTGGTGTCATTGTTGGGCTTGACAGGCTCAGGTCAGACTTTGGCAAGAAGTATGGGTCTGGAGGTGCGCCTAAGAGTAGATGA
- the LOC120691888 gene encoding ADP,ATP carrier protein 1, mitochondrial-like has product MADELRSMSVVQKVHGQSVLLSRITSCSAMNNPVFNNAYSAYNMPRRSYQGMNATVGLPSVMAPSPFFASAPKEKGFSGFMIDFLMGGVSAAVSKTAAAPIERVKLLIQNQDEMIKSGRLSEPYKGIGDCFARTMKDEGFVSLWRGNTANVIRYFPTQALNFAFKDHFKRMFNFKKDKDGYWKWFAGNLASGGAAGACSLFFVYSLDYARTRLANDAKAAKKGGERQFNGLVDVYKKTLASDGIRGLYRGFNISCVGIIVYRGLYFGMYDSLKPVLLVGSLQDNFLASFLLGWGITIGAGLASYPIDTVRRRMMMTSGEAVKYNSSLDAFKQIVAKEGTKSLFKGAGANILRAVAGAGVLAGYDKLQVIVFGKKYGSGGG; this is encoded by the exons ATGGCGGATGAACTACGTTCTATGTCTGTGGTCCAGAAGGTCCATGGGCAGTCCGTGTTGTTGAGCAGAATCACTTCTTGTTCTGCCATGAATAACCCTGTATTCAACAATGCGTATTCTGCCTACAACATGCCCCGTAGGTCATACCAGGGGATGAATGCAACTGTTGGACTTCCCTCCGTCATGGCACCATCTCCTTTCTTTGCTTCTGCCCCAAAAGAGAAAGGTTTTTCTGGATTTATGATTGACTTTCTAATGGGTGGAGTTTCTGCTGCTGTTTCCAAGACAGCTGCTGCTCCCATTGAGCGTGTCAAGCTGTTGATTCAGAACCAGGATGAGATGATCAAAAGTGGTAGGCTATCTGAACCCTACAAGGGTATTGGGGACTGCTTTGCCCGGACGATGAAAGATGAGGGTTTTGTCTCACTGTGGAGGGGCAACACGGCTAATGTCATCCGTTACTTCCCCACACAG GCATTGAACTTTGCCTTCAAGGACCACTTCAAGCGCATGTTCAACTTTAAGAAGGACAAGGATGGATACTGGAAGTGGTTTGCTGGCAACCTGGCTTCTGGAGGAGCTGCTGGTGCTTGCTCTCTCTTCTTTGTTTATTCTCTGGACTACGCTCGCACACGTTTGGCCAATGATGCCAAAGCTGCAAAGAAGGGTGGTGAGAGGCAGTTCAATGGACTCGTTGATGTTTACAAAAAGACCCTTGCCAGTGATGGTATCCGCGGCCTCTACCGTGGATTCAATATCTCCTGTGTGGGAATCATTGTCTACCGTGGTCTTTACTTTGGAATGTACGACTCCCTCAAGCCAGTGCTTCTTGTTGGTTCCCTGCAG GATAACTTCTTGGCCAGCTTCTTGCTTGGCTGGGGCATAACCATTGGTGCTGGTCTGGCCTCGTACCCTATTGATACTGTTCGCCGCCGCATGATGATGACCTCTGGTGAGGCTGTCAAATACAACAGTTCCTTGGATGCTTTCAAGCAAATTGTCGCAAAGGAGGGTACCAAGTCCCTCTTCAAGGGTGCTGGCGCGAACATCCTCCGTGCTGTTGCTGGTGCTGGTGTCCTTGCTGGGTACGACAAGCTCCAGGTGATCGTCTTCGGCAAGAAGTATGGTTCTGGAGGCGGCTAA